Proteins encoded in a region of the Leifsonia sp. PS1209 genome:
- a CDS encoding UDP-glucose/GDP-mannose dehydrogenase family protein — MTTKKKEQPAPRISVIGTGYLGATHAAAMAELGFDVIGVDTDQSKVDALRDGRVPFFEPGLPELITEHVASGRLNFTTDIAEATALADVHFICVGTPQQSGSFAANLSYVEAAARSIAQNMTHDGVIVGKSTVPVGTAARLRAIVAAELPDGVSAELVWNPEFLREGKAVEDTLSPDRLVFGGTSERSEAVLRRIYATPIETGTPVLVADLPTAELVKVSANAFLATKISFINAIAEVCDAAGADVSLLADALGHDVRIGRQFLNAGLGFGGGCLPKDIRALMHRSSELGAHAAVGLLQQVDEINMGRRQRVIDLALEACGGSVLNRRIGVLGAAFKPHTDDVRDSPALNVAAALHLRGAQVVVYDPEARATAQRMFPTLGYADSVEEAVNGADVTVVLTEWPEFVEADPAALAAIVHGKTVIDARNCLDATAWSRAGWAVHVMGRVPEGAPIADDLAALAGVR; from the coding sequence ATGACGACCAAGAAGAAGGAACAGCCCGCCCCGCGCATCAGCGTGATCGGCACCGGTTACCTCGGCGCGACCCACGCGGCGGCGATGGCCGAACTCGGATTCGACGTGATCGGCGTCGACACCGACCAGAGCAAGGTCGACGCCCTCCGCGACGGCCGTGTGCCGTTCTTCGAGCCCGGGCTGCCCGAGCTCATCACCGAGCACGTCGCATCCGGTCGGTTGAACTTCACCACCGACATCGCCGAGGCCACCGCGCTCGCCGACGTGCACTTCATCTGCGTCGGAACGCCGCAGCAGTCCGGCAGCTTCGCCGCCAACCTCAGCTACGTCGAGGCCGCCGCACGGTCGATCGCGCAGAACATGACCCACGACGGCGTCATCGTCGGCAAGTCGACGGTGCCGGTGGGCACCGCGGCTCGCCTCCGGGCCATCGTCGCCGCCGAGCTTCCGGATGGGGTCTCCGCCGAACTCGTCTGGAACCCCGAGTTCCTGCGCGAGGGCAAGGCGGTGGAGGACACCCTTTCTCCCGACCGCCTGGTCTTCGGCGGAACGTCGGAGCGCTCGGAGGCGGTGCTGCGCCGCATCTACGCGACGCCGATCGAGACGGGGACGCCGGTGCTCGTCGCCGACCTGCCGACCGCCGAGCTGGTGAAGGTGAGCGCGAACGCGTTCCTCGCCACCAAGATCTCGTTCATCAACGCCATCGCAGAGGTGTGCGACGCGGCGGGCGCCGACGTCTCGCTGCTGGCGGATGCGCTCGGTCACGACGTGCGCATCGGCCGCCAGTTCCTCAACGCGGGGCTCGGCTTCGGCGGAGGGTGCCTGCCCAAGGACATCCGCGCCCTGATGCACCGGTCGAGCGAGCTCGGCGCCCACGCGGCCGTCGGACTCCTGCAGCAGGTCGACGAGATCAACATGGGCCGCCGCCAGCGGGTCATCGACCTCGCCCTCGAAGCCTGCGGCGGCTCCGTGCTCAACCGCAGGATCGGCGTGCTCGGCGCCGCGTTCAAGCCGCACACCGACGACGTGCGCGACTCACCGGCCCTCAACGTGGCTGCGGCCCTGCACCTCCGCGGAGCCCAGGTCGTCGTCTACGACCCGGAGGCGCGTGCCACCGCCCAGCGCATGTTCCCGACGCTCGGCTACGCCGACTCCGTCGAGGAGGCGGTGAACGGGGCAGACGTCACGGTCGTGCTCACGGAGTGGCCCGAGTTCGTGGAGGCCGACCCGGCCGCGCTCGCCGCCATCGTGCACGGCAAGACCGTGATCGACGCCCGCAACTGCCTCGACGCCACCGCCTGGTCGCGTGCCGGCTGGGCCGTGCACGTCATGGGCAGGGTGCCGGAGGGCGCCCCCATCGCCGACGACCTCGCCGCCCTTGCCGGCGTGCGCTGA